A genomic window from Lepisosteus oculatus isolate fLepOcu1 chromosome 27, fLepOcu1.hap2, whole genome shotgun sequence includes:
- the LOC138225401 gene encoding maestro heat-like repeat-containing protein family member 1, whose translation MSSSDEESGKLLIEELLSLLQRNTKGTLPVILGFLESPQVTTAHRSAVLQAVEKLLRKTSAQHLDESLAKSTVSMALNEMTMSPKWLPDWQQPASNIVVCVVRDHYDSTMDMVLSFFQPGVLPHHSLLNAVGDISRNCSRDIARDIVRLLDLLVPVLPLAVTNKMKAMMSFALEGLYESWAKFQGPGQCVQDCSSQVITSFDIVHRWLPSSEPKVTEAIVLALAAMCCLLPEEKLQSELPAVLQAFQPLYVAELDISYSRTNKVGL comes from the exons ATGAGCAGCTCTGATGAGGAATCTGGGAAGCTCCTGATAGAAGAGCTGCTCTCCCTCCTGCAGAGGAACACCAAGGGGACACTGCCAGTCATCCTGGGATTCCTCGAGAGCCCCCAG GTGACAACTGCCCATCGCTCTGCTGTCCTCCAGGCAGTGGAGAAGCTGCTGCGCAAAACATCTGCGCAGCATCTGGACGAGTCCTTGGCCAAGAGCACCGTCTCGATGGCCTTGAATGAGATGACTATGTCACCG AAATGGCTGCCTGACTGGCAACAGCCAGCCAGCAACATTGTCGTTTGTGTGGTGAGAGACCACTACGACAGTACCATGGATATGGTGCTGTCCTTCTTCCAGCCCGGAGTGCTCCCTCACCACTCGCTGCTGAATGCTGTAGGAGATATCTCCCGCAACTGCA GTCGTGACATAGCAAGGGATATAGTGAGACTTCTGGACCTGCTGGTGCCTGTTCTTCCCCTTGCTGTGACTAACAAAATGAAGGCAATGATGTCTTTTG CATTAGAAGGCCTGTACGAGAGCTGGGCAAAATTCCAGGGTCCCGGGCAGTGTGTTCAGGACTGTTCAAGCCAGGTCATCACTAGTTTTGATATAGTGCACAGATGGCTGCCATCTTCTGAGCCAAAG GTGACGGAGGCCATTGTCTTGGCCCTGGCAGCAATGTGCTGCCTGCTCCCTGAGGAGAAGCTTCAGAGTGAGCTGCCAGCAGTTTTACAGGCCTTCCAGCCACTGTATGTAGCTGAGCTGGACATCAGCTATTCCAGAACCAACAAGGTAGGGCTGTGA